In one Umezawaea sp. Da 62-37 genomic region, the following are encoded:
- the cas6e gene encoding type I-E CRISPR-associated protein Cas6/Cse3/CasE has translation MKSNAYQGLIMVTAWASETESDYMADLDECDTAGAVEVDVRQPYFPSTQDVSAARRPPPHFWGQFGFAYRIGIVVFLSTLAINVRSREFRRDHANIHDMHRTVMSAFPNITESTPARQAHAVLWRLDSTNDGFVQYVQSRTEPDWGHLPAGHLTSPADVRPLRPMLEAVSPGRTLAFRIVANPTWCEAKSRKRLVHREPEQQVEWLVRKGRQHGFVIPEGEAGPDVVPSAIPTLVGRKNAATKITVEAVRFEGRLVVVDREAFTEAVVGGIGRAKAYGCGLISVWGEVA, from the coding sequence GTGAAGTCGAACGCCTATCAGGGGCTCATCATGGTTACCGCATGGGCTTCCGAAACGGAATCTGATTACATGGCCGATCTCGACGAATGCGACACGGCGGGGGCCGTGGAAGTCGATGTCAGACAACCGTACTTTCCGAGCACCCAAGACGTTTCCGCAGCCAGGAGGCCTCCGCCGCATTTCTGGGGGCAGTTTGGCTTCGCTTATCGAATCGGGATTGTCGTGTTCCTGAGCACCCTGGCCATCAACGTGCGGTCACGCGAGTTCCGCCGCGACCACGCGAACATCCACGACATGCACCGCACGGTCATGTCGGCGTTCCCCAACATCACCGAATCGACACCCGCGCGGCAGGCCCACGCCGTGCTCTGGCGCCTGGACAGCACGAACGACGGTTTCGTCCAGTACGTGCAGAGCCGCACCGAACCCGACTGGGGCCACTTACCCGCCGGCCACCTCACCTCGCCCGCGGACGTGCGGCCCCTGCGACCGATGCTGGAGGCGGTCTCGCCGGGGCGGACGCTGGCGTTCCGGATCGTGGCCAACCCGACCTGGTGCGAGGCGAAGTCGCGGAAGCGGCTGGTGCACCGGGAGCCCGAGCAGCAGGTGGAGTGGTTGGTGCGGAAGGGGCGGCAGCACGGGTTCGTGATCCCGGAGGGGGAGGCGGGGCCGGACGTGGTGCCGTCGGCGATTCCGACGCTGGTGGGGAGGAAGAACGCGGCTACGAAGATCACGGTGGAGGCGGTGAGGTTCGAGGGGAGGTTGGTGGTGGTGGATCGGGAGGCGTTCACGGAGGCGGTGGTTGGGGGGATCGGGAGGGCGAAGGCTTATGGGTGTGGGTTGATCAGTGTGTGGGGGGAGGTGGCTTGA
- a CDS encoding DUF6114 domain-containing protein, with amino-acid sequence MLLNGGPDDRPARRSSGLHRAWRAFRAWRRGRPFWAGLFVGLSGLVILAPPYANLRLGDLVISIKTFGGVSALLIGVLLEIAAGALWFRPGFRFPAGVVAVLLSLIALVTTNLGGFLVGTILGLLGGALAVSWTDRPRKAKTTGGHGSTATPLAALSLVGVVLLQPPTTTEPPPASEAPTSSSVPSTTVEPPSSSPPSSTTPSTSESSAPSTPPSEDQPLPPPEDNTPLVAANRAWTLNASRLELGGLDFTGVEEVPLDGEQVEVLRFTATSLKITNLVQTADLGDGHSLVTAAAPGSVSTIDSGRIELFTLRLKGNLDVLGLKIPVDYTPANPPPLNVPFATFTEVAVRNTDLRGGVLRIPGAHISVT; translated from the coding sequence GTGCTTCTGAACGGCGGTCCGGACGACCGGCCCGCGCGGCGGTCGTCCGGACTGCACAGGGCGTGGCGCGCTTTCCGCGCGTGGCGCCGCGGCAGGCCGTTCTGGGCGGGTCTGTTCGTCGGGCTGTCCGGCCTGGTCATCCTCGCGCCGCCCTACGCCAACCTGAGGCTGGGCGACCTGGTCATCTCGATCAAGACGTTCGGCGGGGTGTCCGCGCTGCTCATCGGCGTCCTGCTGGAGATCGCCGCGGGCGCGCTCTGGTTCCGGCCGGGCTTCCGGTTCCCCGCGGGTGTCGTGGCGGTGCTGCTGTCGCTGATCGCGCTGGTGACCACCAACCTCGGCGGGTTCCTGGTCGGCACGATCCTGGGTCTGCTGGGCGGCGCGCTCGCGGTCTCGTGGACCGACCGGCCGCGCAAGGCGAAGACGACGGGCGGACACGGGTCGACCGCGACGCCGCTGGCCGCGCTGTCGCTCGTGGGCGTCGTCCTGCTGCAACCGCCGACCACCACCGAACCGCCGCCTGCCAGCGAGGCGCCGACGTCCTCGTCGGTGCCCTCCACCACGGTCGAACCGCCGTCGTCGTCCCCGCCGTCGTCGACCACCCCGTCGACAAGCGAGTCGAGCGCCCCGTCCACCCCGCCGTCGGAGGACCAGCCGCTGCCGCCACCGGAGGACAACACCCCTCTGGTGGCGGCGAACCGGGCCTGGACGCTCAACGCCAGCAGGCTGGAACTCGGCGGCCTGGACTTCACGGGTGTCGAGGAGGTCCCGCTCGACGGCGAGCAGGTCGAGGTCCTGAGGTTCACCGCCACCAGCCTGAAGATCACGAACCTCGTGCAGACCGCCGACCTCGGTGACGGGCACTCGCTCGTCACCGCGGCGGCGCCCGGCAGCGTGTCCACGATCGACTCGGGCCGGATCGAGCTGTTCACCCTGCGGCTCAAGGGGAACCTGGACGTCCTCGGCCTGAAGATCCCGGTCGACTACACCCCGGCCAACCCGCCGCCGCTGAACGTCCCGTTCGCCACGTTCACCGAGGTCGCGGTGCGCAACACCGATCTGCGCGGCGGGGTCCTGAGGATTCCCGGCGCGCACATCAGCGTGACCTGA
- a CDS encoding DUF6230 family protein: protein MAEDDSSGRTRWARFAAVFGIGAIGAGVLMFGMSQGALAASFAVSGSSFKVSADTLTGEGFVQFGGIDAGSGQAHAVAVNGFRKATLDTFCQSVFLPGLPVVGDVTMRITAADVAGMQADNLVVNLTDLTGDLTLGNPQIGVDAGSLDKGPAGLKGQAGGFGLQADTATITGLHQIAWSTTAQTIKFTGMGLTVRTGRQECF from the coding sequence ATGGCAGAGGACGATTCGTCGGGGAGAACCCGGTGGGCCAGGTTCGCCGCCGTCTTCGGCATCGGCGCGATCGGCGCCGGGGTGCTGATGTTCGGCATGTCCCAAGGAGCGCTCGCGGCGTCGTTCGCGGTCTCCGGCAGCAGCTTCAAGGTCTCCGCCGACACCCTCACCGGTGAGGGGTTCGTGCAGTTCGGCGGGATCGACGCCGGTTCGGGGCAGGCCCACGCGGTCGCCGTGAACGGTTTCCGCAAGGCCACGCTCGACACGTTCTGCCAGTCCGTCTTCCTCCCCGGCCTGCCGGTCGTCGGTGATGTGACGATGCGCATCACGGCCGCGGACGTCGCGGGCATGCAGGCCGACAACCTGGTCGTCAACCTGACCGACCTGACCGGCGACCTCACCCTCGGCAACCCGCAGATCGGCGTGGACGCCGGTTCGCTCGACAAGGGCCCGGCCGGTCTCAAGGGCCAGGCGGGCGGATTCGGCCTCCAGGCCGACACCGCCACGATCACCGGTCTGCACCAGATCGCGTGGAGCACGACCGCCCAGACGATCAAGTTCACGGGGATGGGCCTCACGGTCCGCACCGGTCGTCAGGAGTGCTTCTGA
- a CDS encoding neutral zinc metallopeptidase gives MARRAWRRAALAATVSVAALLGACTTSVGGLPTPERPDISKISGLEITQGESGAKPGVPDATLAVENGDGGEMDRLAVNTLADVEEYWTQQLPVNFGGRRFEPVKRLISYDSGGTSVDVCRTKTAGVANAFYCSLDDSIAWDRGELLPMLNDSFGPMSVVTVLAHETGHAVQYKLGDASGITQATPTIIKEQQADCYAGNFFRWIAEGNSKHFRLSTGPGLNQVLSTMFFIRDAAGTSAEKQGAHGSAFDRVAAFQFGFAGDPKRCAQINETEIKSRITQQTFSPDDQSKGQLAVADRKSLDVLESSLRDAYKQTGAAPPAFKEGLGDCPDVQGTSPASYCPSTNQVSLDLDELTRIGSLPKKGQTGGLGDFAAFAEIASRFALSIQKATGYPLDGPAAGLRTACLTGAWAGTTTKSTSTLRLSAGDLDEAVAELLADKSLIAADVNGAVVPSGFARVEAFRDGFFDGETGVCTRKYS, from the coding sequence ATGGCGCGGCGGGCTTGGCGAAGGGCGGCGCTCGCCGCGACGGTGTCGGTGGCCGCCCTGCTCGGGGCGTGCACGACCAGCGTCGGCGGGCTGCCGACACCCGAGCGACCGGACATCAGCAAGATCTCCGGCCTGGAGATCACCCAGGGCGAGAGCGGCGCGAAACCCGGTGTGCCGGACGCGACCCTCGCCGTCGAGAACGGCGACGGCGGCGAGATGGACCGGCTGGCCGTCAACACCCTCGCCGACGTCGAGGAGTACTGGACCCAGCAGCTGCCGGTCAACTTCGGCGGCCGCCGGTTCGAACCGGTGAAGCGGCTGATCTCCTACGACTCCGGCGGCACGAGCGTCGACGTGTGCCGCACGAAGACCGCCGGCGTCGCGAACGCGTTCTACTGCTCGCTGGACGACAGCATCGCCTGGGACCGCGGCGAACTGCTGCCGATGCTCAACGACTCGTTCGGCCCGATGTCCGTGGTCACCGTGCTGGCCCACGAGACCGGCCACGCCGTGCAGTACAAGCTCGGCGACGCGAGCGGCATCACCCAGGCCACGCCGACGATCATCAAGGAGCAGCAGGCCGACTGCTACGCGGGCAACTTCTTCCGCTGGATCGCCGAGGGCAACTCCAAGCACTTCCGCCTCTCCACCGGCCCCGGTCTCAACCAGGTGCTGTCCACGATGTTCTTCATCCGCGACGCGGCGGGCACCAGCGCGGAGAAGCAAGGCGCGCACGGCAGCGCGTTCGACCGCGTGGCGGCGTTCCAGTTCGGCTTCGCGGGCGATCCCAAGCGGTGCGCGCAGATCAACGAGACCGAGATCAAGAGCCGCATCACCCAGCAGACGTTCAGCCCGGACGACCAGTCCAAGGGCCAGCTCGCGGTCGCCGACCGCAAGAGCCTCGACGTGCTGGAGAGCAGCCTTCGGGACGCCTACAAGCAGACCGGGGCCGCACCGCCCGCGTTCAAGGAAGGCCTCGGCGACTGCCCGGACGTGCAGGGCACCTCCCCCGCGTCCTACTGCCCGAGCACCAACCAGGTGTCGCTGGACCTGGACGAGCTGACCAGGATCGGTTCCCTGCCCAAGAAGGGCCAGACCGGCGGGCTCGGCGACTTCGCCGCGTTCGCCGAGATCGCCTCGCGGTTCGCGCTGTCCATCCAGAAGGCGACCGGCTACCCGCTCGACGGCCCCGCGGCGGGCCTGCGCACCGCGTGCCTGACCGGCGCGTGGGCCGGGACGACCACCAAGAGCACGTCCACGCTGCGGCTGTCCGCGGGCGACCTGGACGAGGCCGTGGCCGAACTGCTGGCCGACAAGAGCCTCATCGCCGCCGACGTGAACGGCGCAGTCGTGCCCTCGGGCTTCGCCCGCGTCGAGGCGTTCCGCGACGGCTTCTTCGACGGCGAGACCGGCGTCTGCACCCGCAAGTACTCCTAG